Proteins encoded in a region of the Pseudomonas shahriarae genome:
- a CDS encoding amino acid adenylation domain-containing protein encodes MMDKTVAARIARRFITLPLEKRKLYLEKMLAEGVSPTNLPIPEVQSAFESIPLSFAQERQWVLWQLDPDSAAYNIPTALRLKGKLDVVALEQSFNALIARHQTLRTTFAHGEDRPLQIIHLDMPMQIQQSSVSGLDDAGIKAFIQAQAYQPFDLQQGPLLRVALLQLGQDDHVLVLTQHHIVSDDWSMQVMVDELVALYSDYQQGQPNVLPELTIQYADYAIWQRHWMEAGESERQLAYWQAQLGGEQPVLELPTDHPRPAVQSYRGANIAVTVPASLEHNLKQLAQQHNVTLFMLLLASFQALLHHYSRQSDIRVGVPVANRNRVETERLLGFFVNTQVLRARFDESLSFSELLAQVKQTALDAQAHQDLPFEQLVEALQPERNLSISPLFQVMYNHLKEHQDSTTVQLAPASSLDVEGIRWGSRTAQFDLTFSTFESTQGLSATLNYATDLFEASTIERLGQHWLNLLDRCIAAPQQAIASLSLLSNAQQQQILYDWNDTTITYPLERCTHQWIEQQVESTPDAVALIFGESQLTYNQLNQKANSLAHRLIERGVGHDVLVGIAIERSLDMVIGLLAILKAGGAYVPLDPEYPSDRLAYMMQDSGITLLLSQQTLLDKLPVPAGVETLCLDEPVISAWPSSNPGITLDPENLAYVIYTSGSTGKPKGAANRHCALVNRLCWMQQAYNLTTADTVLQKTPFSFDVSVWEFFWPLMTGARLAIAGPGDHRDPARLVELINQHDITTLHFVPSMLQVFLADEQVSRCNGLKRIVCSGEALSADAQQQVFAKLPNAALYNLYGPTEAAIDVTHWTCREESRSSVPIGQPIANLTTWVLNSDLAPVPTGVIGELYLGGEGLARGYHQRPALTAERFVASPYAQGERLYRTGDLARQRPDGVIEYVGRIDHQVKIRGLRIELGEIEARLLEQDEVHEVAVLAVDTATGLQLVGYVVPRKDIDTTHLRDRLKIRLKEHLPDYMVPVYWLFLDQLPLSPNGKLERKALPKPDASQVQKTYVAPKGALETTIVGIWQTVLKLEKVGVTDNFFELGGDSIISIQVVSRARQAGIHFTPKDLFQHQTIQGLANVAKTHGQGLVIDQGPVIGSAPLLPIQQLFLDTNIPERNHWNRSVLLKPAMALEPQLLEQALNALIQHHDALRLSFTQTDSGWSAEYRPATTSVLWQTYIDGVTQLQSLGDEAQRSLNLQHGPLLRAVLVSLNDGSQRLLLAIHHLVADDVSWGILFDDLQTAYHQLQMGQALALPEKTSAYKTWGEKLQDYGRSDALQQELAYWVQQLDASSHDLPQANPEGCQRHGQATTVDIKLSKTLTQQLMQVAPAAYRTQIIDLLLTALTRTVSQWTSCENVLVQLESHGREALFDDIDLTRTVGRFTSLYPVKLTAHKDWGEAIKQVKEQLRAIPDKGIGFGVLRYLGDTQVQASLDALPMPRIAFNYRDQTDSAAGALFVPVREKYGVEKNSNPALCNRLTIHSQIDDGQLSMAWIFSQEVIPAEVIQKLSNNYLQALEQLVAYCCDTNHQGATPSDFPLAGLSQAQLDTLSLPIQQIEDLYPLSPMQQGMMFHTLEASEAAAYINQTAVPVSGLDIARFTDAWNTAVERHEILRTGFWTASHLAEPLQMVFKKTDLPLRILDWQNRESCANDLQDLIEADNREGFDLLAAPLMRLTLIKLPAEQLYLIWTHHHILLDGWSSSRLLAEVFEVYNGKTPEPKRGKYRDYIAWLKTQSQSSLETFWKQKLQGLNGPTVLANSLSPRPDPGCDGHEALYLNWDAQQTQHLIDQAQRLRVTPNTFIQATWLLLLQRYTGQDSVCFGSTVAGRPLSLEASDEMLGLFINTLPIIQTPQPQQTVTDWLRKLQTYNLEVRDHEHASLADVQRWSGQGGQALFDSIIVFENYPVDERLQEAEQDHLKFGETRTQGVTNFAMDLAVNLGDRLTVEFMYLRNCFTAEATAQLRRSFETLLLAMLENPKATLGSLSTLNAGEQRALQQDNELVAEVYDLPLLVTQIRNHAVTNADAVAVICDQEQLTYGQLEQRANRLAHYLIAQGVGPEIFVGVALERSVDVVVAFYAVMKTGGAYVPLDIDYPQDRVKWIVEDSAMAVLLTQGSLRERFSQPWAPALIELDTLPLTALSDRHPQSLMDADNLAYLIYTSGSTGKPKGVAVSHGQIRMHCQAIGQRYEMDNSTRELLFMSFAFDGAQERWLSTLAHGGQLVVRENRLWTPEETWHALHAHRISIACFPPAYLQQLAEYARDCGKAPPAVRIYCFGGDAVAEANFELVKHTLKPVYLTNGYGPTETVVTPLLWKVPVSETCGAVYAPIGTRVGERTLYVLDEHLNPLPEGVAGELYIGGEGVARGYHQRPGLTAERFVLDPFAANGSRLYRTGDLVRQRPNGVIDYLGRLDNQVKIRGFRIELGEIESRLRDIPGVQDAVVVAREAGVSKQLIGYVVTPTDDAPGERLRALLQADLPDYMVPTQIIRLAALPLNPNGKIDRKALPDPDFKGREFVAPRNAVEQALAIIWQQVLELESVGVTDNFFELGGDSLRILKVLSKVRNQPELGLELKLRDMIGKPTIAELSGFAPATDLDPLLLLNSRVPHVPPLFCLHAGFGTVFDYDTLARRLEGQRSVYGLQCRMLLDRDWQDESLASMAIDYAQYIRQKQAQGPYQLVGWSLGGTLAVLVAQELEKQGQEVEFLGLVDSFIPSTVPAARDLDWGDDLRGFLAVIFAQACEHLPVVELPADSPQAMLERSITDIRQQVAGTSAFSNISVEELAHTFMVAMKLKGLSLDLKTLPQTRASACCWWACDANSPDFTNPVAGSILDERIVAGHYQMLNNSQLLHSLLQQLPQREAVTR; translated from the coding sequence CTGATGGATAAGACTGTCGCCGCCCGTATTGCCCGGCGTTTCATCACCCTGCCCCTGGAAAAGCGCAAGCTGTACCTGGAAAAAATGCTGGCTGAAGGGGTTTCACCCACCAACCTGCCAATCCCTGAAGTGCAGTCAGCCTTCGAATCCATCCCACTTTCTTTCGCTCAAGAACGGCAGTGGGTGCTCTGGCAACTAGACCCCGACAGCGCAGCCTACAACATTCCAACTGCCCTGCGACTCAAGGGTAAACTGGACGTCGTGGCGCTGGAGCAAAGCTTCAACGCCTTAATCGCCCGTCACCAGACGCTGCGCACCACGTTTGCACATGGCGAAGATCGACCATTGCAAATTATTCACCTCGACATGCCGATGCAGATCCAGCAAAGCAGCGTTTCGGGGCTCGACGACGCAGGAATCAAGGCATTTATCCAAGCCCAGGCTTACCAGCCATTTGATTTGCAACAAGGCCCACTGCTGCGTGTAGCATTGCTACAGCTGGGCCAGGATGACCATGTACTGGTGCTGACCCAGCACCACATCGTCTCGGATGACTGGTCGATGCAGGTGATGGTCGACGAACTGGTTGCACTGTACTCGGATTATCAGCAAGGCCAACCAAACGTCTTGCCAGAGCTGACAATCCAGTACGCCGACTATGCCATCTGGCAACGTCATTGGATGGAAGCCGGTGAAAGCGAACGCCAACTGGCTTATTGGCAAGCCCAATTGGGTGGTGAACAACCCGTATTGGAGTTACCCACCGATCACCCACGGCCAGCTGTCCAGAGCTATCGAGGGGCGAACATTGCAGTCACGGTTCCAGCCTCCCTGGAACACAACCTCAAGCAGCTTGCCCAGCAACACAATGTGACTCTGTTTATGTTGCTGCTCGCCTCGTTCCAGGCGCTGTTGCACCATTACAGCCGCCAGTCCGACATTCGGGTGGGCGTACCCGTGGCCAACCGTAACCGGGTTGAAACCGAGCGCTTGCTGGGTTTTTTCGTCAATACTCAAGTACTCAGGGCGCGCTTCGATGAATCGCTGTCTTTCAGCGAACTACTGGCCCAGGTCAAGCAAACGGCACTGGATGCCCAGGCGCATCAGGACCTGCCTTTCGAACAACTGGTCGAGGCCTTGCAGCCGGAACGGAACCTGAGCATCAGCCCATTATTCCAGGTGATGTATAACCATCTTAAAGAGCATCAGGACTCCACAACAGTACAACTTGCGCCTGCATCCTCGCTGGACGTCGAGGGCATCAGATGGGGCAGTCGCACCGCACAGTTTGACCTGACTTTCAGCACCTTCGAATCAACGCAGGGTTTGTCAGCAACTCTGAACTACGCCACCGACCTGTTTGAAGCCAGCACCATTGAACGCCTCGGACAACACTGGCTAAACCTGCTCGATCGCTGCATCGCAGCACCACAGCAAGCAATTGCCAGTTTGTCGTTACTCAGCAACGCACAACAACAGCAGATCCTGTACGACTGGAACGACACCACTATCACGTATCCGCTTGAGCGTTGCACCCACCAGTGGATCGAGCAGCAAGTAGAAAGCACCCCTGACGCCGTAGCGCTCATTTTTGGTGAGAGCCAGTTGACCTATAACCAACTCAATCAGAAAGCCAACTCATTGGCCCATCGCCTGATTGAACGCGGCGTCGGCCACGATGTACTGGTGGGTATTGCCATCGAACGCAGCCTGGATATGGTGATCGGCCTGCTGGCCATCCTCAAGGCTGGCGGCGCCTATGTTCCGCTAGACCCTGAATACCCGAGTGATCGGCTTGCGTACATGATGCAGGACAGTGGCATCACCTTGTTGCTTAGCCAACAGACGTTACTCGACAAGCTGCCGGTTCCCGCCGGTGTGGAAACGCTGTGTCTGGACGAGCCAGTTATCAGCGCCTGGCCCAGCAGCAACCCCGGTATTACTTTGGATCCGGAAAACCTGGCCTACGTGATTTACACCTCCGGCTCTACCGGCAAGCCAAAAGGTGCAGCCAACCGGCATTGCGCACTGGTCAACCGTTTGTGCTGGATGCAGCAGGCCTACAACCTCACGACAGCCGACACGGTGCTGCAAAAAACCCCGTTCAGCTTTGACGTCTCAGTCTGGGAGTTTTTCTGGCCGTTGATGACCGGTGCACGCCTGGCGATTGCCGGTCCTGGAGACCATCGCGATCCAGCCCGCTTGGTCGAACTGATCAACCAGCACGATATAACTACCCTGCACTTCGTACCGTCGATGCTCCAGGTGTTCCTCGCCGATGAGCAAGTATCCCGCTGCAATGGCTTAAAGCGCATCGTGTGCAGCGGTGAAGCACTGTCGGCCGATGCCCAGCAACAAGTATTTGCCAAGTTGCCAAACGCAGCGCTCTACAACCTCTACGGCCCAACTGAAGCCGCCATTGATGTGACCCACTGGACCTGTCGCGAGGAAAGCCGCAGCAGCGTGCCAATCGGCCAGCCTATCGCTAACCTGACCACCTGGGTCCTCAATTCAGACCTGGCACCTGTACCAACCGGGGTGATCGGCGAGCTGTACCTAGGCGGCGAAGGCCTGGCCCGCGGTTATCACCAGCGCCCAGCCCTGACCGCAGAGCGCTTCGTTGCCAGCCCCTACGCTCAAGGTGAACGCCTGTACCGCACCGGCGACCTGGCGCGCCAACGTCCTGACGGGGTCATCGAATACGTCGGGCGCATTGACCATCAAGTGAAAATTCGCGGTTTGCGCATCGAACTGGGTGAGATCGAAGCGCGGTTGCTGGAGCAAGACGAAGTACACGAGGTGGCCGTACTGGCAGTCGATACTGCCACTGGCTTGCAGTTGGTCGGGTACGTCGTACCGCGTAAAGACATCGACACTACACACTTGCGCGACAGACTCAAGATCCGTCTCAAGGAACACCTGCCGGACTATATGGTCCCGGTGTACTGGTTGTTTCTCGACCAATTACCCTTGAGCCCGAACGGAAAGCTTGAACGTAAGGCACTGCCAAAACCCGATGCCAGCCAAGTGCAAAAAACCTATGTTGCCCCCAAGGGAGCACTGGAGACCACCATTGTAGGTATCTGGCAAACAGTGCTCAAACTGGAAAAAGTCGGTGTCACCGACAACTTCTTCGAACTGGGCGGCGACTCGATCATCTCGATCCAGGTAGTGAGTCGCGCCCGTCAGGCCGGCATCCACTTCACCCCCAAGGACCTGTTCCAGCACCAGACCATCCAGGGCTTGGCCAATGTGGCGAAAACCCACGGCCAGGGCCTCGTGATCGATCAAGGCCCAGTCATCGGCAGCGCCCCGCTGTTGCCGATCCAGCAACTGTTCTTAGACACTAACATCCCCGAGCGCAATCACTGGAACCGATCAGTGCTGCTCAAGCCTGCCATGGCCCTGGAGCCGCAACTGCTGGAGCAGGCCCTCAACGCCCTGATCCAACACCACGATGCACTGCGTCTGAGTTTCACTCAAACTGACTCTGGCTGGAGCGCTGAATACCGTCCGGCGACTACGTCGGTGCTGTGGCAAACGTACATTGATGGCGTCACGCAATTGCAATCCTTGGGCGACGAAGCCCAGCGCAGCCTCAACTTACAACACGGACCGCTGTTGCGGGCAGTGCTGGTCAGTCTGAACGATGGCAGCCAGCGCCTGTTGCTGGCGATCCATCACTTGGTGGCGGATGACGTGTCTTGGGGCATCCTGTTTGATGATTTGCAAACGGCCTACCACCAACTGCAAATGGGTCAGGCGCTGGCCTTGCCGGAGAAAACCAGCGCCTACAAAACCTGGGGCGAGAAGTTGCAAGACTACGGTCGCAGCGACGCCCTGCAACAAGAACTGGCGTACTGGGTCCAGCAACTGGACGCTTCAAGCCACGACCTGCCCCAGGCCAACCCTGAGGGCTGCCAACGGCACGGCCAAGCGACGACTGTCGATATCAAGCTCAGCAAAACCCTGACCCAGCAACTGATGCAAGTCGCGCCCGCGGCCTATCGCACGCAAATTATCGATCTGCTCCTGACTGCCCTGACCCGTACAGTCAGCCAATGGACCTCGTGCGAAAACGTTTTGGTCCAACTGGAAAGCCATGGCCGCGAAGCCCTGTTCGATGATATCGACCTGACCCGCACCGTGGGCCGGTTCACCAGCCTGTACCCGGTCAAGTTGACCGCCCATAAGGACTGGGGCGAAGCGATCAAGCAGGTCAAGGAACAACTGCGGGCCATTCCCGATAAAGGCATTGGGTTTGGTGTCTTGCGCTACCTGGGTGACACACAGGTCCAGGCAAGCCTGGACGCGCTACCAATGCCGCGCATCGCCTTCAACTACCGAGATCAAACCGACAGCGCCGCAGGTGCCCTGTTTGTCCCGGTGAGAGAAAAATATGGCGTAGAGAAAAACAGCAATCCAGCGCTGTGCAACCGACTAACCATTCATAGCCAGATCGATGACGGCCAGCTGAGCATGGCCTGGATCTTCAGCCAGGAAGTAATCCCTGCCGAGGTCATCCAGAAGCTCTCCAATAACTACCTACAAGCACTTGAGCAGTTGGTCGCCTACTGCTGCGATACCAACCATCAAGGTGCAACACCCTCTGACTTTCCGTTGGCTGGCTTGAGCCAGGCGCAACTGGACACACTGAGCCTCCCTATTCAGCAGATTGAAGACCTCTATCCCTTGTCCCCCATGCAACAAGGGATGATGTTCCACACCCTTGAGGCGTCCGAGGCCGCAGCTTACATCAACCAAACCGCAGTACCCGTCAGCGGCCTGGACATCGCGCGGTTTACCGACGCCTGGAATACTGCCGTCGAACGCCATGAAATCCTGCGTACGGGTTTCTGGACCGCCAGCCACCTGGCTGAACCGCTGCAAATGGTGTTCAAAAAAACTGACCTCCCCCTGCGTATTCTTGATTGGCAGAACCGTGAGTCCTGCGCAAACGACCTGCAAGATCTGATCGAAGCAGATAACCGCGAAGGCTTCGACCTACTGGCGGCACCATTGATGCGCCTGACCCTGATCAAACTGCCGGCCGAACAGCTCTACCTGATCTGGACCCACCATCATATTTTACTAGATGGCTGGAGCAGCTCACGGCTGCTCGCCGAAGTGTTCGAGGTGTACAACGGCAAGACTCCCGAGCCAAAACGTGGTAAGTACCGAGACTACATCGCCTGGTTGAAAACCCAGTCACAGTCCTCCCTGGAAACTTTCTGGAAACAGAAGCTGCAAGGGCTGAACGGGCCAACCGTTCTCGCCAATAGCCTATCGCCACGACCTGATCCTGGTTGCGACGGGCATGAGGCGCTTTACCTCAACTGGGACGCGCAACAAACCCAACACCTAATAGATCAGGCGCAACGGTTGCGCGTCACACCCAACACATTTATCCAAGCAACCTGGCTACTGCTGTTGCAGCGCTATACGGGACAGGACAGCGTGTGCTTTGGCAGTACCGTCGCAGGACGGCCACTGAGCCTTGAGGCATCCGATGAAATGCTGGGATTGTTTATCAACACCTTGCCGATCATTCAGACCCCACAGCCACAGCAGACCGTGACCGATTGGTTGCGAAAACTGCAAACCTACAACCTGGAAGTACGCGATCACGAACATGCATCGCTGGCCGACGTACAACGCTGGTCGGGACAAGGCGGCCAAGCGCTGTTCGACAGCATCATCGTGTTCGAGAACTACCCGGTGGATGAGCGCCTGCAAGAAGCCGAGCAGGATCACCTCAAATTCGGTGAAACCAGGACTCAGGGTGTTACCAACTTCGCCATGGACCTTGCGGTTAACCTGGGCGATCGCCTCACCGTTGAGTTCATGTACCTGCGCAACTGTTTCACCGCCGAGGCCACCGCGCAACTGCGCCGTAGCTTCGAAACTCTGCTGCTGGCCATGCTCGAAAATCCGAAAGCCACCCTCGGTAGCCTATCCACGCTCAATGCCGGTGAGCAACGGGCCTTGCAGCAGGATAACGAACTGGTAGCCGAGGTTTATGACCTGCCCTTGCTCGTGACACAGATCCGCAACCATGCCGTGACCAACGCGGATGCCGTGGCAGTGATCTGTGACCAGGAGCAACTGACCTATGGCCAACTGGAGCAGCGCGCCAACCGCCTGGCCCACTACCTGATCGCACAGGGCGTTGGGCCAGAGATCTTCGTTGGTGTCGCCCTGGAACGCTCAGTGGATGTGGTCGTCGCCTTCTACGCCGTGATGAAGACGGGCGGCGCTTACGTCCCGCTGGATATTGACTACCCGCAAGACCGAGTGAAGTGGATCGTCGAAGACTCGGCGATGGCAGTACTGCTCACCCAGGGCTCGTTGCGCGAGCGTTTCAGCCAGCCATGGGCGCCTGCACTGATCGAACTGGACACTCTGCCCCTGACTGCTCTGTCCGATCGCCACCCGCAATCGCTGATGGATGCGGACAACCTCGCCTACCTGATTTACACCTCCGGCTCCACGGGCAAACCCAAGGGCGTGGCGGTCAGCCACGGGCAGATCCGCATGCACTGCCAGGCGATCGGCCAGCGCTATGAAATGGACAACAGCACCCGCGAACTGTTGTTCATGTCGTTTGCTTTCGATGGGGCCCAAGAGCGCTGGCTGAGTACCTTGGCCCACGGAGGCCAGTTGGTGGTGCGCGAGAACCGCCTGTGGACCCCCGAGGAAACCTGGCACGCCTTGCATGCCCACCGGATCAGCATCGCCTGCTTCCCACCGGCTTATCTGCAACAGTTGGCAGAGTACGCCCGAGACTGCGGCAAGGCACCGCCTGCTGTGCGCATTTACTGCTTTGGTGGGGATGCGGTGGCCGAGGCCAACTTTGAGCTGGTCAAGCACACACTCAAACCTGTTTATTTGACCAATGGCTACGGCCCGACCGAAACCGTGGTCACGCCACTGCTGTGGAAAGTCCCCGTCAGTGAAACCTGCGGCGCAGTATACGCACCGATTGGTACGCGGGTTGGCGAGCGCACGCTGTATGTTCTCGACGAACACCTCAACCCGTTACCCGAGGGTGTGGCCGGCGAGTTGTACATTGGCGGTGAAGGTGTGGCTCGGGGTTATCATCAGCGTCCGGGGCTGACGGCCGAACGGTTTGTGCTCGACCCATTTGCCGCCAACGGCTCGCGCCTGTACCGCACGGGCGATCTGGTACGCCAACGTCCCAATGGCGTAATCGATTACCTGGGACGCCTGGATAACCAGGTAAAGATTCGCGGATTCCGCATAGAGCTTGGTGAAATCGAATCCAGGTTGCGAGATATTCCGGGGGTACAGGATGCAGTGGTGGTCGCTCGTGAGGCGGGCGTCAGCAAACAGCTGATCGGCTATGTCGTCACCCCAACTGATGATGCGCCAGGAGAACGCTTGCGCGCCTTGCTCCAGGCTGACTTGCCTGACTATATGGTGCCCACGCAGATCATTCGCCTGGCCGCATTGCCGCTTAATCCCAACGGTAAGATCGACCGCAAGGCACTACCTGATCCCGACTTCAAGGGCCGTGAATTCGTAGCCCCTCGCAATGCTGTGGAACAAGCCCTGGCAATCATTTGGCAACAGGTTTTGGAGCTGGAAAGCGTGGGTGTGACCGACAATTTCTTCGAGTTGGGCGGCGATTCGCTGCGCATCCTCAAAGTGCTGTCCAAGGTCCGTAACCAGCCTGAGCTGGGGTTGGAACTGAAACTGCGGGACATGATCGGCAAACCGACCATTGCCGAACTGTCGGGCTTCGCCCCTGCCACCGACCTGGACCCTTTGCTGTTGCTCAATAGCCGCGTGCCCCATGTGCCGCCGCTGTTCTGCCTGCATGCCGGCTTTGGCACGGTGTTCGACTACGACACCCTCGCACGTCGCCTGGAAGGCCAGCGCAGCGTCTATGGCCTGCAATGTCGCATGCTGCTCGACCGCGACTGGCAGGACGAATCTCTGGCGTCCATGGCTATCGACTATGCCCAGTACATTCGCCAGAAACAGGCCCAGGGACCTTATCAACTAGTTGGTTGGTCGTTGGGGGGCACCCTCGCAGTACTGGTCGCTCAGGAACTGGAAAAGCAGGGCCAGGAAGTAGAGTTCCTGGGATTGGTAGACAGCTTTATCCCGTCCACCGTACCCGCTGCTCGCGATCTGGATTGGGGCGATGACTTGCGCGGTTTCCTTGCCGTGATCTTCGCTCAAGCCTGCGAGCACCTACCGGTAGTGGAACTCCCAGCCGACAGCCCCCAAGCGATGCTGGAACGGTCGATCACGGATATCCGCCAACAAGTCGCCGGCACTTCAGCGTTCAGCAACATCAGTGTCGAAGAGCTAGCCCATACGTTCATGGTCGCGATGAAACTCAAGGGCCTGTCCCTGGATCTGAAAACACTGCCGCAGACACGAGCGTCTGCCTGCTGCTGGTGGGCCTGCGACGCCAATTCACCGGACTTCACCAATCCGGTGGCGGGCAGCATTCTGGACGAGCGAATCGTCGCCGGGCATTACCAGATGCTTAACAACAGCCAGCTTCTGCACAGCCTGCTCCAGCAATTACCGCAGCGCGAAGCGGTCACCCGTTAA